In uncultured Cohaesibacter sp., a genomic segment contains:
- the gcvA gene encoding transcriptional regulator GcvA, with protein sequence MLNYLPSLSALRAFEAAARHLSFTKAASELGVTQSAISRQMRSMEDLLGLRLFERTGSGLVLTEAGAVYAHKIRTKLQDIETATLELLAYRGQGGELTIACLPTLGARWLVPRLTKFTTAHPEILIQIVTKLEPFQFEGSDIDAAFHFGESAWPNALTDELMPEYVVPMAHPALKDELEQVGLQELLLRHPLLQATSRPSLWSHWFSQTGLTHPNPHVGPRFEHFHMVIRAAASKMGIAVLPKLLAEEELASGELVQLDEHLTPSNGDYYFVYPQSKRASPNLQTFRTWVMREALVTKKKMNSALS encoded by the coding sequence ATGCTGAATTATCTCCCCTCGCTTTCTGCCCTGCGCGCCTTTGAAGCCGCCGCCCGCCATCTCAGCTTCACCAAGGCGGCGAGCGAATTGGGCGTTACCCAGAGCGCCATTTCCCGCCAGATGCGTTCCATGGAAGATCTGCTCGGCCTGCGCCTGTTCGAACGCACCGGCTCCGGTCTGGTGCTGACCGAGGCAGGCGCGGTCTATGCCCACAAGATCCGCACCAAATTGCAGGATATCGAAACGGCCACGCTGGAATTGCTGGCCTATCGAGGTCAGGGCGGCGAGTTGACCATTGCCTGCCTGCCAACGCTCGGAGCAAGATGGCTGGTGCCGCGCCTGACCAAATTCACCACCGCGCATCCTGAAATCCTCATTCAGATCGTCACCAAGCTTGAGCCATTCCAGTTTGAGGGCAGCGATATCGACGCCGCCTTTCACTTTGGCGAGAGCGCCTGGCCCAATGCCCTGACAGATGAGTTGATGCCGGAATATGTCGTGCCCATGGCCCATCCGGCCCTGAAGGACGAACTGGAGCAAGTCGGCTTGCAGGAGCTTCTGCTGCGCCATCCGCTACTACAGGCAACCTCCCGCCCCTCGCTCTGGTCTCACTGGTTCAGCCAGACCGGCCTCACACACCCCAACCCGCATGTCGGTCCGCGCTTTGAGCATTTCCACATGGTCATTCGCGCTGCCGCTTCGAAAATGGGGATCGCTGTGCTGCCCAAATTGCTGGCCGAGGAAGAATTGGCCAGTGGCGAGCTGGTGCAGCTGGACGAGCATCTGACCCCGTCCAATGGCGACTATTATTTTGTCTATCCGCAATCCAAGCGCGCCAGCCCCAATCTTCAGACTTTCCGCACATGGGTGATGCGCGAAGCCCTTGTAACCAAAAAGAAAATGAACAGCGCCCTCTCCTGA
- a CDS encoding thiamine pyrophosphate-binding protein, with protein MTLTTGANLLVDCLLEQGARTIFGVPGESYLSVLNAIHDAPSLRYINARQEGGASMMADAWSKLTGEVGLCMVTRGPGATNASSGVHVAFQDSTPMILLIGQVASDQIEREAFQEIDYRRMFGQMAKWVAQIDEADRIPEYIARAYRTALSGRPGPVVLALPEDMLVTEVEQPARLPSRAKPADSAPSANAMQELQELIAAAKRPFMIVGGGGWSLKAKQAVTSFAEQNGIPVGTSFRCQDYFPNTHPNFAGHVGIGIDPALAARIKQSDVLLVLGARLGEMTTSGYTLINTPVPSQTLIHIHADPEELGRVYEPALAIAARHETMALMLGALGQIRKAGDAAWVADANAGYEAFSAIPERKLPGDVQMAEIMKHVEANTPDNTVFTNGAGNYAIWLHRFIKYRGWRTQLAPTSGSMGYGMPAVVAAAIEDPSRPAICFAGDGCFQMTCQEFATAAQEGAPIKVIVVNNSMYGTIRMHQEREYPTRISGTLLRNPDFAAMAAAMGGHAEKVVKTEEFPEAFARMMAHDGPALIEIITDPEALTPVKTITDFRNKN; from the coding sequence ATGACGCTGACAACAGGCGCAAACCTACTGGTGGATTGCCTTCTCGAACAGGGCGCGCGCACCATTTTCGGCGTGCCCGGCGAAAGCTATCTATCGGTATTGAACGCCATCCATGATGCCCCCTCCCTGCGCTATATCAATGCCCGTCAGGAAGGCGGCGCCTCGATGATGGCCGATGCCTGGTCCAAGCTGACTGGCGAGGTTGGCCTGTGCATGGTCACCCGCGGCCCCGGCGCAACCAATGCAAGCTCCGGGGTTCATGTCGCCTTTCAGGATTCTACCCCCATGATTCTGCTGATCGGTCAGGTCGCCAGCGACCAGATCGAACGTGAAGCCTTTCAGGAAATCGACTATCGCCGCATGTTCGGCCAGATGGCCAAATGGGTTGCCCAGATCGATGAAGCGGACCGCATTCCCGAATATATCGCCCGCGCCTATCGCACCGCTCTTTCCGGTCGCCCCGGCCCGGTGGTGCTGGCCCTGCCCGAAGACATGCTGGTAACCGAAGTGGAACAACCCGCCCGCCTGCCCTCCCGGGCAAAGCCCGCAGACAGCGCCCCTTCCGCCAACGCCATGCAGGAACTGCAAGAATTGATAGCCGCTGCCAAGCGTCCCTTCATGATTGTTGGTGGCGGCGGCTGGTCACTCAAGGCCAAACAAGCCGTTACCAGCTTTGCCGAACAGAATGGCATTCCCGTCGGCACATCCTTCCGCTGTCAGGATTATTTCCCCAACACCCACCCCAATTTTGCGGGCCATGTTGGCATCGGCATCGACCCGGCGCTCGCCGCGCGGATCAAGCAGAGCGATGTGCTTCTCGTGCTCGGCGCCCGCCTTGGCGAGATGACCACCTCCGGCTACACCCTGATCAACACCCCGGTTCCGAGCCAGACCCTGATCCATATCCATGCCGATCCGGAAGAATTGGGCCGGGTTTATGAACCGGCTCTGGCCATCGCCGCCCGCCATGAAACCATGGCCCTGATGCTCGGCGCACTCGGACAAATCCGCAAGGCTGGCGATGCCGCTTGGGTGGCAGATGCCAATGCAGGCTATGAGGCTTTCAGCGCCATTCCGGAACGCAAACTACCCGGTGATGTGCAAATGGCCGAAATCATGAAACATGTGGAAGCCAACACGCCCGACAATACAGTCTTTACCAACGGCGCGGGCAATTATGCCATCTGGCTGCATCGCTTCATCAAATATCGCGGCTGGCGCACCCAGCTCGCCCCGACCTCAGGTTCGATGGGCTATGGCATGCCCGCCGTAGTCGCCGCAGCCATCGAGGACCCTTCCCGCCCGGCGATCTGCTTTGCTGGTGACGGCTGCTTCCAGATGACCTGTCAGGAATTTGCCACCGCCGCACAGGAAGGTGCCCCCATCAAGGTGATTGTCGTCAACAATTCCATGTATGGCACCATCCGCATGCATCAGGAGCGGGAATATCCGACCCGCATTTCCGGCACGCTTTTGCGCAACCCCGACTTTGCCGCCATGGCAGCCGCCATGGGTGGGCATGCGGAAAAAGTGGTCAAGACAGAAGAATTCCCTGAGGCCTTTGCCCGCATGATGGCCCATGATGGTCCGGCCCTCATCGAGATCATCACCGATCCGGAAGCCCTGACGCCGGTCAAGACCATCACCGACTTCCGCAACAAAAACTGA
- a CDS encoding ABC transporter permease encodes MTKPHLFSTDAHRYRSFLAKGMHSPSFVIGGIITLFFVAIAVISLFWTPHDALSVNIAERLKPISASHWLGTDHYGHDLFSMIMLGARNSIAVALVAVGIGAGLGVPLGSWAAAKGGWLDEAIMRTGDFIFAFPAIISAIMITALAGPGAINAIIAIGIFNIPVFARLARGAALSLWTREFILAARLSGKGSARITIEHILPNIANLLIVQGTIQFSLGILAEAGLSYVGLGTQPPMPSWGKMLSEAQTWLMMAPQLAIIPGMAIILTVLGLNLLGDGLRDMLDPKIRSSLDIGGSKAS; translated from the coding sequence ATGACCAAGCCGCATCTCTTCTCGACGGACGCTCACAGATATCGCAGCTTTCTTGCCAAGGGCATGCATTCGCCCTCCTTTGTCATTGGCGGGATCATTACGCTGTTCTTCGTCGCCATCGCCGTCATCTCCCTGTTCTGGACGCCCCATGACGCGCTTTCGGTCAACATCGCCGAACGGCTCAAGCCGATCAGCGCCAGCCACTGGCTCGGCACCGACCATTATGGCCATGATCTCTTTTCCATGATCATGCTGGGCGCGCGCAATTCCATCGCCGTGGCCCTTGTCGCCGTTGGCATTGGCGCAGGCCTCGGCGTGCCGCTGGGCAGTTGGGCTGCGGCCAAGGGGGGCTGGCTCGATGAAGCCATCATGCGCACAGGCGATTTCATCTTCGCCTTCCCCGCCATCATTTCGGCCATCATGATCACCGCCCTTGCTGGCCCCGGCGCCATCAATGCCATCATCGCCATCGGCATCTTCAACATTCCGGTCTTTGCCCGTCTGGCCCGCGGCGCGGCGCTCAGCCTGTGGACGCGGGAATTCATCCTCGCCGCCCGCCTCTCCGGCAAGGGCTCTGCACGTATCACCATCGAGCATATTCTGCCCAATATCGCCAATCTGCTGATCGTTCAGGGCACCATTCAATTCTCCCTTGGCATATTGGCCGAAGCGGGCCTCTCTTATGTCGGCCTTGGCACCCAGCCTCCAATGCCCAGTTGGGGCAAGATGCTGTCCGAAGCCCAGACATGGCTGATGATGGCGCCCCAGCTGGCCATCATCCCCGGCATGGCGATCATTCTGACCGTGCTGGGTCTCAATCTTCTGGGCGATGGTCTGCGCGACATGCTCGACCCCAAAATCCGCTCAAGCCTCGATATCGGCGGGAGCAAAGCATCATGA
- a CDS encoding helix-turn-helix domain-containing protein, with product MAAFDLLGRRWAMGIIWNLSKGAATFRALQEQCETISPSILNSRIKDLREAGLIEKTTEGYALTGLGRELYSLLQPLADWSIRWAEELSQATGADSSKCK from the coding sequence ATGGCTGCATTTGATTTGCTGGGCCGCCGCTGGGCCATGGGCATCATCTGGAATCTCAGCAAGGGCGCGGCCACCTTCAGGGCCTTGCAGGAACAATGCGAGACCATTTCCCCCTCCATTCTGAACAGCCGCATCAAGGATTTGCGCGAAGCCGGTCTGATCGAAAAGACCACAGAGGGCTATGCGCTGACCGGGCTGGGGCGCGAGCTTTATTCTTTGCTGCAGCCACTGGCAGACTGGTCTATTCGCTGGGCCGAAGAGCTTTCGCAAGCAACAGGGGCCGATTCTTCAAAGTGCAAGTGA
- a CDS encoding phosphomannose isomerase type II C-terminal cupin domain codes for MDNFDYHAGEADTRPWGNWHVLGSDNAFVVKRIEIAAGQRVSLQYHEHRSEHWVVVAGQGLVTIGGDEFRVSARHSVFVPRQIPHRVFNDGKEPLIFIEVQIGDHLAEDDIVRLEDDYRRC; via the coding sequence ATGGATAATTTTGACTATCACGCGGGGGAGGCCGATACCCGCCCATGGGGGAACTGGCATGTTCTTGGATCGGACAATGCTTTTGTGGTCAAGAGAATCGAAATCGCAGCCGGACAGCGCGTGTCCCTGCAATATCACGAGCACAGATCAGAACATTGGGTCGTGGTTGCCGGGCAAGGTCTGGTGACAATCGGTGGGGACGAGTTCAGGGTATCTGCCAGACATTCTGTCTTCGTGCCGCGCCAGATACCGCACAGGGTTTTCAACGACGGGAAAGAGCCTCTCATTTTCATCGAGGTGCAAATCGGAGACCATCTTGCCGAGGATGATATCGTTCGTCTGGAAGACGACTATCGCCGCTGTTGA
- a CDS encoding acyl-CoA dehydrogenase: MCAKPTFTWDDPFLFHQQLSDEERMIMDAARAFCDDKLMPRILEANRKETFDLAIMREMGEQGFLGPTIEEDYGCAGVNHVAYGLIAREIERVDSGYRSAMSVQSSLVMHPIHAYGSQEQKSAYLPKLASGELIGCFGLTEPDHGSDPGSMVTRASKVEGGYRLNGAKMWITNSPLADIAIVWAKSDAHDGKIKGFIVKADSEGYSAPKIEGKMSLKASITGEIVLRDVFVPDDHLLPNVEGLAGPFGCLNKARYGIAWGVLGAAEFCWHAARQYTLDRKQFGRPLAQTQLVQLKLADMQTEITLGLQAALRVGRMMDDGNCPVENVSLIKRNNAGKALAIARTARDMHGGNGVSDEFHIMRHMVNLESVNTYEGTHDIHALILGRAQTGLQAFF; the protein is encoded by the coding sequence ATGTGCGCGAAACCGACTTTCACATGGGATGACCCCTTCCTATTTCATCAGCAACTGAGCGATGAAGAGCGCATGATCATGGATGCTGCGCGCGCTTTCTGCGATGACAAGCTGATGCCCCGCATTCTTGAGGCCAACCGCAAGGAGACATTCGATCTCGCCATCATGCGGGAAATGGGCGAACAGGGCTTTCTTGGCCCCACCATCGAGGAAGATTATGGCTGCGCAGGCGTCAACCATGTCGCCTACGGCCTGATTGCAAGGGAAATCGAAAGGGTGGATTCAGGCTATCGCTCGGCCATGTCGGTCCAGTCCTCGCTGGTCATGCACCCCATCCATGCCTATGGCAGCCAAGAGCAGAAGAGCGCCTATCTGCCAAAGCTGGCAAGCGGCGAACTGATCGGCTGTTTCGGGCTGACCGAGCCGGACCACGGCTCCGATCCCGGCTCGATGGTCACCCGCGCCAGCAAGGTCGAGGGCGGCTACCGGCTGAATGGTGCCAAGATGTGGATCACCAATTCCCCCCTCGCCGACATCGCCATCGTCTGGGCCAAATCCGATGCCCATGACGGCAAGATCAAGGGCTTCATCGTCAAGGCAGACAGTGAGGGCTATTCCGCCCCGAAGATTGAAGGCAAAATGAGCCTCAAGGCCTCGATCACCGGTGAGATCGTCCTGAGGGACGTCTTTGTGCCGGACGATCACCTCCTGCCCAATGTCGAGGGCCTTGCCGGACCATTCGGCTGCCTCAACAAGGCCCGCTATGGCATCGCTTGGGGCGTGCTGGGTGCTGCGGAATTTTGCTGGCATGCCGCCCGTCAATATACGCTGGACCGCAAACAGTTCGGCCGCCCGCTGGCCCAGACCCAGCTTGTCCAGCTCAAGCTGGCAGACATGCAGACCGAGATCACTCTTGGCCTGCAAGCCGCCCTGCGCGTTGGCCGGATGATGGATGACGGCAATTGCCCGGTGGAGAATGTCTCGCTCATCAAGCGCAACAATGCTGGCAAGGCGCTCGCCATCGCCCGCACCGCCCGCGACATGCATGGCGGCAACGGGGTCTCGGACGAGTTCCACATCATGCGCCACATGGTCAATCTGGAAAGCGTCAACACCTATGAGGGCACCCACGATATTCACGCCCTGATTCTGGGGCGGGCCCAGACTGGCCTTCAGGCCTTCTTCTGA
- the ispG gene encoding flavodoxin-dependent (E)-4-hydroxy-3-methylbut-2-enyl-diphosphate synthase has product MSLLSSSSAGASPYLTAPLPRRITHAVRVGDVVVGGGAPIVVQSMTNTDTADVDSTVAQVAALHRAGSELVRITVDRDEAAKAVPHIKERLLRLGIAVPLVGDFHYIGHKLLGENPACAEALDKYRINPGNVGFKDKRDKQFSALIELANRYDKPVRIGVNWGSLDQELLTRLMDENSVSEDPMSAQKVMHEAIIQSALLSAERAEELGMGADKIILSAKVSQVQDLIAVNTELSRRSDYALHLGLTEAGMGTKGIVASAASMGLVLQQGIGDTIRVSLTPDPGGDRTREVQVAQELLQCMGFRSFVPIVAACPGCGRTTSTVFQELAQAIQSDIRDNMPVWREQYPGVEALNVAVMGCIVNGPGESKHADIGISLPGTGETPSAPVFVDGEKVATLRGPKIAEDFHNMVLDYIEKRFGQR; this is encoded by the coding sequence ATGTCTCTTTTGTCAAGCTCGTCCGCTGGTGCCAGTCCTTATCTCACCGCTCCTTTGCCCCGCCGTATCACGCATGCTGTCAGGGTGGGGGATGTTGTCGTGGGCGGTGGCGCGCCAATCGTCGTGCAATCCATGACCAATACGGACACTGCCGATGTGGACAGCACGGTGGCGCAGGTGGCGGCCCTGCATCGGGCAGGCTCGGAACTGGTGCGCATCACTGTGGATCGCGATGAGGCGGCAAAGGCTGTGCCCCATATCAAGGAGCGCCTGCTGAGGCTGGGGATCGCAGTGCCGCTGGTGGGCGACTTCCACTATATCGGCCACAAGCTGCTGGGTGAAAATCCCGCCTGTGCCGAAGCGCTGGACAAATATCGCATCAATCCGGGCAATGTCGGCTTCAAGGATAAACGTGACAAGCAGTTTTCGGCTCTGATCGAGCTGGCCAATCGCTATGACAAGCCGGTTCGGATTGGCGTCAACTGGGGGTCGCTGGATCAGGAACTGCTGACCCGTCTGATGGATGAGAATTCGGTGAGCGAAGATCCGATGTCAGCGCAAAAGGTCATGCATGAAGCCATCATCCAGTCTGCTCTGCTTTCGGCTGAACGGGCCGAGGAACTGGGGATGGGGGCAGACAAGATCATTCTGTCGGCCAAGGTCTCTCAGGTACAGGATCTGATTGCAGTCAATACCGAGTTGTCCCGCCGCTCTGACTATGCGCTGCATCTGGGGCTTACCGAGGCGGGCATGGGCACCAAGGGGATCGTCGCTTCGGCTGCGTCCATGGGGCTGGTGTTGCAGCAGGGTATCGGCGATACCATCCGGGTGTCGCTGACGCCAGATCCGGGCGGGGATCGCACCCGCGAGGTGCAGGTGGCTCAGGAGCTGTTGCAATGCATGGGCTTTCGCTCTTTCGTGCCGATCGTTGCGGCCTGTCCGGGGTGCGGGCGGACGACCTCGACGGTCTTTCAGGAGCTGGCGCAGGCGATCCAAAGCGATATTCGCGACAATATGCCGGTCTGGCGGGAGCAATATCCCGGCGTCGAAGCGCTCAATGTTGCGGTGATGGGGTGCATCGTCAATGGTCCGGGGGAGTCCAAGCATGCCGATATCGGCATTTCCCTGCCCGGAACGGGGGAAACACCGTCCGCTCCGGTCTTTGTGGATGGAGAGAAAGTGGCAACCCTGCGCGGTCCGAAGATCGCGGAAGACTTCCACAATATGGTGCTCGACTATATCGAAAAGCGGTTCGGCCAACGCTAG
- a CDS encoding ABC transporter permease: protein MITYSLRRFASLCVTLVAASLFIFAVMEVLPGDPAQLILGINAQKDTLAALREQLGLNLPLISRYWLWISGMLQGDFGTSYTYSVPVIELIGERLTVSFPLALIALALSTLVALPLGILAASNHGRWPDVSLISATQIGIAIPNFWFAMLLVLIFAVILGWFPSGGFPGWEAGLWPAFKALLLPAIALALPQASILVRIMRSSMLEVLHEDYMRTARAKGLNLRQTLARHGLRNALIPVITIMGLQFSFLLAGTVIIENVFSLPGLGRLIFQAINQRDLITVKAVIMLLVATVIFVNFLVDITYGLIDPRLHRRQMSQ, encoded by the coding sequence ATGATCACCTATTCCCTGCGCCGTTTTGCTTCTCTCTGCGTGACCCTCGTGGCGGCCTCGCTCTTCATTTTCGCTGTCATGGAAGTTCTGCCCGGCGATCCGGCCCAACTGATTCTCGGCATCAATGCGCAGAAAGACACGCTGGCTGCCCTGCGTGAGCAACTGGGGCTCAATCTGCCTCTGATCAGCCGCTACTGGCTCTGGATCAGCGGCATGCTGCAAGGGGATTTTGGCACCAGCTACACCTATTCGGTGCCGGTCATCGAGCTGATCGGGGAAAGACTGACCGTTTCCTTCCCGCTCGCCCTGATCGCCCTTGCCCTCTCCACGCTGGTAGCCCTGCCTCTGGGCATTTTGGCGGCCAGCAACCATGGCCGCTGGCCCGATGTCAGCCTGATCAGCGCAACGCAGATTGGCATAGCCATTCCCAATTTCTGGTTTGCCATGCTGCTGGTTCTGATTTTCGCGGTCATTCTGGGCTGGTTTCCCTCTGGCGGCTTCCCCGGCTGGGAAGCAGGCCTGTGGCCCGCCTTCAAGGCACTGCTGCTGCCCGCCATCGCGCTTGCCCTGCCGCAGGCCTCGATCCTTGTGCGCATCATGCGATCCTCAATGCTTGAGGTTTTGCACGAAGACTATATGCGCACTGCCCGCGCCAAGGGGCTCAATCTGCGCCAGACCCTTGCCCGCCACGGCCTGCGCAATGCCCTCATTCCGGTCATCACCATCATGGGGCTGCAATTTTCCTTCCTGCTGGCCGGAACGGTCATCATCGAGAATGTCTTCTCCCTGCCCGGCCTTGGCAGACTGATCTTTCAGGCCATCAACCAGCGCGACCTGATCACGGTAAAGGCTGTCATCATGCTGCTGGTGGCAACCGTCATATTCGTCAATTTCCTCGTGGACATCACCTATGGCCTGATCGATCCGCGACTGCATCGCAGGCAGATGAGCCAATGA
- a CDS encoding tautomerase family protein, with amino-acid sequence MPVITMTLGADQIDRQQKTEFIKSVTESAARITNIPEQSFIVFIEQLDCDNIGVGGLSLNEKRKLRAS; translated from the coding sequence ATGCCCGTTATCACCATGACTTTGGGCGCCGACCAGATCGATCGGCAGCAGAAAACTGAATTCATCAAGAGCGTCACCGAGTCCGCCGCCAGAATCACCAATATCCCCGAGCAGTCCTTCATTGTTTTCATCGAACAGCTCGACTGCGACAATATCGGTGTGGGTGGTTTGTCTCTGAACGAGAAAAGAAAGCTTCGGGCGTCGTAA
- a CDS encoding Rrf2 family transcriptional regulator, whose translation MRLTQQANYSVRILMYCATKKEEFAKVSEIAQVFGISEYHLFKILPILVSNGFITTHRGRNGGLKLAKAPSDITLGQIIRAAEENFHLADCFDEGSYDCPLLSMCDFNHALNDALESFLDALDKYTLADLTAKEGDMRNLLNIEQVHTA comes from the coding sequence ATGAGATTGACTCAACAGGCGAATTATTCTGTACGCATTCTGATGTATTGCGCCACCAAGAAGGAGGAATTTGCCAAGGTCAGCGAGATTGCCCAGGTGTTTGGCATTTCCGAATATCACCTCTTCAAGATATTGCCGATTCTGGTTTCCAATGGCTTCATTACCACCCATCGTGGCCGCAATGGCGGGCTGAAGCTGGCCAAGGCTCCGTCGGACATCACGCTGGGGCAGATCATTCGCGCCGCAGAAGAGAATTTCCATCTCGCCGACTGCTTTGATGAAGGCAGCTATGATTGCCCGCTGCTTTCCATGTGCGATTTCAACCACGCGCTCAATGACGCGCTGGAATCCTTCCTTGATGCCCTTGATAAATATACTCTGGCAGACCTTACCGCCAAGGAAGGGGATATGCGCAATCTCCTCAATATCGAGCAAGTCCACACGGCCTGA
- a CDS encoding ABC transporter substrate-binding protein, protein MTKSARNWAVAIAMATTLFTSGAQAARTDIVLGVRLEPPHLDPTAGAAAAIDEITYANIFEGLTRIDEHGAVKPALAESWSISADGLTYDFKLHEGVKFHDGTDFDADDVVFSLDRARGEASVNAQKALFEPIDTVVAKDKYTVEMTLKRPTGAMLFNLGWGDAIMVASESAENNKSNPVGTGPFKLGKWIKGDSITLVRNPDYWGTPAKLEKATFKIVADAAASLAALMAGDVDAFPIFPAPEMLAQFENDPRFKVVIGTTEGETILAINNGVKPFDDIRVRKALAYAINRQSLIDGAMFGYGTLIGSHFAPHNPAYLDLSHVYDYDPEKAKALLKEAGLEKGFKARLFLPPTDYARRSGLIIASDLKKVGIELEMINVEWAQWLSNVFKGKDYDLTIISHTEPMDIDIYARDDYYFNYKSDDFKAIITSLNATADEAKRTELLHQAQKKLSDDAVNSFLFQLAKTGVWNAKIKGLWANAPIQANDLTQVEWMD, encoded by the coding sequence ATGACGAAATCAGCAAGGAATTGGGCTGTCGCCATCGCAATGGCAACAACTCTGTTCACCTCAGGCGCGCAGGCAGCGCGCACGGATATCGTGCTGGGCGTCCGCCTGGAGCCACCGCATCTGGACCCCACGGCAGGGGCTGCGGCTGCAATTGACGAAATCACCTATGCCAACATATTCGAAGGCCTGACCCGCATTGACGAGCATGGAGCCGTCAAACCGGCGCTGGCAGAAAGCTGGTCCATTTCCGCCGACGGCCTGACCTATGATTTCAAATTGCATGAAGGCGTCAAATTCCACGATGGTACGGATTTCGATGCCGACGACGTGGTCTTCTCGCTCGACCGTGCCCGTGGTGAAGCATCGGTAAACGCCCAGAAGGCCCTCTTCGAACCGATCGACACTGTCGTGGCCAAGGACAAATATACCGTAGAGATGACCCTCAAGCGCCCCACCGGCGCGATGCTGTTCAATCTTGGCTGGGGCGATGCAATCATGGTTGCGTCGGAAAGCGCCGAGAACAACAAGAGCAATCCGGTCGGAACCGGCCCCTTCAAGCTGGGCAAATGGATCAAGGGCGATTCCATCACGCTGGTCAGAAATCCCGATTATTGGGGAACGCCAGCCAAACTGGAAAAGGCCACCTTCAAGATCGTCGCCGATGCGGCTGCAAGCCTTGCCGCTCTGATGGCTGGCGATGTCGATGCCTTCCCGATCTTTCCGGCTCCGGAAATGCTGGCGCAATTTGAAAATGATCCGCGTTTCAAGGTCGTCATCGGCACCACGGAAGGGGAAACCATTCTGGCCATCAACAATGGTGTCAAACCCTTTGATGACATCCGCGTGCGCAAGGCGCTGGCCTATGCCATCAACCGCCAGTCTCTGATCGATGGCGCCATGTTTGGTTATGGCACCCTGATCGGTTCCCACTTCGCGCCTCACAATCCGGCCTATCTCGATCTGTCCCATGTCTATGACTATGATCCGGAAAAGGCCAAGGCGCTGCTCAAGGAAGCCGGGCTCGAGAAGGGCTTCAAGGCCCGCCTGTTCCTGCCCCCCACCGACTATGCCCGCCGCTCGGGCCTGATCATTGCCTCGGACCTGAAAAAGGTCGGCATCGAGCTGGAAATGATCAATGTCGAATGGGCACAGTGGCTGAGCAATGTCTTCAAGGGCAAGGATTATGATCTAACCATCATTTCCCATACCGAACCGATGGATATCGATATCTACGCCCGCGACGACTATTATTTCAATTACAAGAGCGATGATTTCAAGGCCATCATCACCAGCCTCAACGCCACGGCCGATGAAGCCAAACGCACCGAACTGTTGCATCAGGCCCAGAAGAAGCTCAGCGACGATGCCGTCAATAGCTTCCTGTTCCAGCTCGCCAAAACCGGCGTCTGGAATGCCAAGATCAAGGGCCTGTGGGCCAACGCCCCCATTCAGGCCAATGACCTGACCCAGGTAGAATGGATGGACTAA
- a CDS encoding Fur family transcriptional regulator — protein MIELSEHDHSFCIDRVLSDAKSVCAEKGVRLTDQRQAVLRVLAGSHVPASAYDILNQLNKERKEKGETMLAPVSIYRALEFLMQHGIIHRIESRNAYVACSESAHGHHLHGQATIFLLCDKCGRAAEFQSESLGGLIDTIASKARFNPNAPVMEIRGLCEACQKLESDS, from the coding sequence ATGATCGAACTGAGCGAACATGACCACAGTTTTTGCATAGACCGGGTTCTGAGCGACGCAAAGAGCGTTTGCGCTGAAAAGGGCGTGCGTCTTACAGACCAGCGTCAGGCGGTGTTGCGGGTGCTGGCGGGCAGTCATGTTCCTGCGAGCGCTTATGACATTCTCAACCAGCTGAACAAGGAGCGCAAGGAAAAGGGCGAGACGATGCTCGCCCCGGTGTCGATCTATCGGGCGCTGGAATTCCTTATGCAGCATGGCATCATCCACCGGATCGAGAGCCGGAATGCCTATGTCGCCTGTAGCGAAAGCGCGCATGGCCACCATCTCCATGGTCAGGCAACCATCTTTCTGCTCTGCGACAAGTGCGGCCGGGCGGCTGAATTCCAGTCTGAAAGTCTTGGTGGCCTGATCGATACCATTGCCAGCAAGGCCCGGTTCAATCCCAATGCGCCGGTAATGGAGATCCGTGGTCTTTGCGAAGCGTGCCAGAAACTGGAGAGCGATTCTTAA